A single uncultured Acetobacterium sp. DNA region contains:
- a CDS encoding alkaline phosphatase, translating to MKKTVKRGIAVLSIAAMLGIQMTTGVLAEEVTANASGVPLVFEGNCSYQTQIQNIGWQDWKSKESLSGTTGKSLRLEGIKLQISDIKNLGISYQTHVQNEGWQDWVTDGATSGTEGDSLRLEAIRIKLTGAEASNYDIYYQVHVENTGWMNWVKNGELSGTEGKSYRLEGIKVVILPKGSPAPVNTGAIKNVILMISDGCGSNEILATDYYTDGKAGTQVYEQFPTRVNMSTYSHNELGAGDDLASVYDPQTIWASFDQLKKYPTDSAAAATAMASGTKTYNAAIGVDESDQNLVNISEDFEALNKATGVITSVEFSHATPAGFVAHNASRKNYSEIANEMIKDSKTDVIMGAGNPLYDNNGTLRTTVEDSYYSYVGGKDTWDNLAAGTLGNDADGDGLNENWNLIQTKAAFESLQTGNTPERVVGVPEVYETLQYNRAGDLAAEPFAVAVNDNVPNLDVMTKGALNVLDNDDDGFFLMVEGGAIDWAGHGNSSGRMIEEEMDFNNSVEVVCDWVETNSNWSETLVIVTGDHETGYLTGTTGIYDEVVNNGKGVMPTMAWNSKDHTNQLVPFFAKGAGAELLKSYANGSDPTKGVYLDNTEIALAIRNLIH from the coding sequence ATGAAAAAAACAGTTAAACGGGGGATTGCAGTGTTATCAATTGCTGCGATGTTGGGAATTCAGATGACCACCGGGGTGTTGGCCGAAGAAGTGACGGCAAATGCCAGTGGGGTGCCACTGGTATTTGAAGGAAATTGCAGTTATCAGACCCAGATCCAAAATATTGGTTGGCAGGACTGGAAGTCAAAAGAATCACTCAGTGGTACCACCGGAAAATCATTGCGTCTGGAAGGCATCAAACTCCAAATCAGCGATATCAAGAATCTGGGAATTAGCTACCAGACCCACGTTCAAAATGAAGGTTGGCAGGACTGGGTAACGGATGGAGCTACCAGCGGAACCGAAGGTGATTCACTGAGACTGGAAGCCATCCGCATCAAATTAACCGGAGCTGAAGCCAGTAACTATGATATCTATTATCAGGTGCATGTTGAAAATACCGGCTGGATGAATTGGGTTAAGAATGGCGAACTATCCGGAACCGAAGGTAAATCCTATCGGCTGGAAGGGATCAAGGTAGTGATTTTACCGAAGGGCTCACCGGCTCCCGTTAACACCGGAGCGATTAAAAATGTAATCTTAATGATCTCGGATGGCTGTGGATCCAATGAGATCTTAGCGACCGATTATTACACGGATGGAAAAGCCGGTACCCAGGTTTATGAACAATTTCCAACCCGAGTAAATATGAGTACCTACTCGCACAATGAATTAGGTGCCGGAGATGACCTTGCCAGTGTCTACGATCCCCAAACAATCTGGGCCAGTTTTGATCAACTGAAAAAATATCCCACCGATTCAGCAGCCGCTGCGACGGCGATGGCATCGGGAACGAAAACCTATAATGCCGCCATCGGCGTTGACGAAAGCGACCAGAATCTGGTCAATATCAGCGAAGATTTTGAAGCCCTCAATAAGGCCACCGGGGTGATTACCTCGGTTGAATTCAGTCACGCCACCCCGGCTGGTTTTGTCGCTCATAACGCCAGCCGAAAAAACTACAGCGAAATTGCCAATGAAATGATTAAGGACAGTAAAACCGATGTCATTATGGGAGCCGGGAATCCCCTGTATGACAATAATGGAACACTCCGGACAACGGTTGAGGACAGCTATTACAGTTATGTCGGCGGAAAAGATACCTGGGATAACCTGGCCGCTGGAACCCTGGGAAATGATGCCGATGGCGATGGTTTGAACGAAAACTGGAACTTGATTCAGACAAAAGCAGCCTTTGAAAGTCTCCAGACGGGAAATACCCCGGAAAGAGTCGTTGGGGTACCGGAAGTGTATGAAACCCTTCAGTACAATCGTGCCGGTGATTTGGCAGCGGAACCTTTTGCGGTGGCTGTGAATGATAATGTGCCAAACCTGGATGTGATGACGAAGGGTGCCCTTAACGTTCTGGACAATGATGACGATGGCTTCTTCCTGATGGTTGAAGGCGGAGCGATCGACTGGGCTGGTCATGGCAATTCAAGCGGACGAATGATCGAAGAAGAAATGGATTTTAACAACTCGGTAGAAGTCGTCTGCGACTGGGTTGAAACCAACAGCAACTGGTCAGAAACACTGGTCATCGTCACTGGCGATCATGAAACCGGATATCTAACTGGTACTACCGGCATCTATGACGAGGTTGTTAATAACGGAAAAGGCGTGATGCCCACCATGGCCTGGAACAGCAAAGACCATACCAATCAATTGGTGCCTTTCTTTGCCAAAGGAGCTGGAGCGGAGTTATTAAAGAGCTATGCTAATGGTTCCGATCCGACAAAGGGTGTTTACCTTGATAACACCGAAATAGCCTTGGCGATCCGTAACTTGATTCATTAG